A genomic segment from Colletotrichum higginsianum IMI 349063 chromosome 5, whole genome shotgun sequence encodes:
- a CDS encoding GATA zinc finger — MAASTVSPIATRSPFTSMNPTTTEHDFRFPRRPDDHYGGTSHSQAHSKASPSDLPAGLRDLRLDLSAALYPDAHDELLKNSDFPPFQKATMDSYKSPEELQREDPLATQVWKFFSKTKHMLPNQQRMENLTWRMMAFNLRRKQQEEEKARLARSAPAPAPPPAATPAATFSANPPSGIAQLRKSSEQNVNHSDPMNLDDFIFSDNLATPVTNPSPLPHKLEERSQHQVHSSFSSAIPIKSRKDPALQQQFVPQSVPFPPHHQRTHDEFNYVTRHHRKTSIDERRTRKRPADFSPHVPAVNSTTTTTNDLDTDSELHEYSLDNANGSNMSQNSHQAGVPFPLDTYNIENDPIITSAGPFQQNFSFSPSSSPMISHGPFSTAYNASSVQSSSLNPSDFYSPPGSAYHSTVSTPHPMPDNDGFYFGSMDVRSQRQQSFRQGPQSIGNQMNGQFMYNTQNGNPMFPASAPAAESVSAFSAAPSPFGHIDPTQVFQPDHPVRSPGMSMPNEGMFTFGADSDEEDGGAFADRNLVMSQDFSPGPMDDSNSLGWDPTLPGQYSTQAARYPGGPPRKQVTIGGTTTDYVETNDWEGGSLPRSQSFRQGSDRRGGKVPRTASTPAGHLGRNGNPFDRMAQSTPNSPPENNGTVSGYSSVAPSRPSSPPGSKQGSTTNLQAAAGSQGEGNAPTTCTNCFTQTTPLWRRNPEGQPLCNACGLFLKLHGVVRPLSLKTDVIKKRNRGSGASLPVGGTSTRSKKSATAHASGPGSRKNSTLAISTPANHVTTPPAATRASSANEGESPASGAASGGNTAGSTPTSYGTGSSTGAAAGGKGVVPIAAAPPKNTPGPGAAALARNVGTSSSSSSSKRQRRHSKSAGSEGVANMDVDSPETSMGSPNEAAKSLGSATGLASMPTAGSLGLANGFGMTQRPMMGTGMMGMPSGQNGQMMNPGGPTSGPQEWEWLTMSL, encoded by the exons ATGGCTGCCAGCACAGTGTCGCCCATTGCGACTCGGAGTCCCTTCACATCGATGAATCCCACGACAACAGAGCACGACTTTCGCTTCCCGCGAAGGCCTGACGACCACTACGGCGGTACATCTCATTCACAGGCGCATTCCAAGGCCAGCCCCAGCGACCTGCCCGCTGGTCTCCGGGATCTACGACTCGACCTCTCTGCGGCTCTGTACCCCGATGCGCACGACGAATTGCTGAAAAACTCAgatttcccccccttccagaaGGCGACCATGGACTCATACAAGAGCCCTGAGGAGTTGCAGAGGGAGGACCCTTTGGCGACCCAGGTGTGGAAGTTCTTCAGCAAGACGAAGCACATGCTGCCAAACCAGCAGCGCATGGAGAACCTGACATGGAGAATGATGGCCTTCAACCTGCGCAGGAAAcagcaagaggaggagaaagcAAG GCTCGCTCGATCTGCGCCGGCGCCTGCACCACCGCCAGCCGCTACGCCCGCTGCGACGTTCAGTGCCAACCCACCCAGCGGCATTGCCCAGTTGCGCAAGTCGTCGGAACAGAATGTGAACCACTCAGACCCCATGAACCTCGACGATTTTATCTTTTCCGACAATCTTGCGACGCCCGTCACGAACCCTTCGCCTCTGCCGCACAagctggaggagaggagcCAACACCAGGTGCACTCTTCCTTCTCGTCGGCCATTCCCATCAAATCGCGCAAAGATCCGGCCCTCCAGCAGCAGTTTGTCCCGCAATCCgtccctttccctccccaTCACCAGAGAACCCATGACGAATTCAACTACGTTACCCGGCACCACCGCAAAACGAGTATTGACGAGCGACGG ACCCGTAAGCGTCCGGCCGACTTTTCTCCTCATGTGCCCGCCGTGAACAGCACAACGACAACCACCAATGACTTGGACACCGACTCGGAGCTGCACGAATACTCGCTCGATAACGCCAACGGATCCAACATGTCGCAAAATTCGCATCAGGCGGGCGTTCCCTTCCCTCTCGATACCTACAACATCGAGAACGACCCTATCATCACGTCTGCTGGCCCCTTCCAGCAGaacttctccttctcgccttcctcctctcccatGATATCCCACGGCCCTTTCTCTACCGCCTACAATGCATCTTCGGTTCAGTCTTCCTCTTTGAACCCGTCGGATTTCTATTCCCCGCCGGGATCGGCTTATCATTCCACTGTGTCGACGCCGCACCCCATGCCCGATAACGACGGTTTCTACTTTGGATCTATGGACGTGCGCAGCCAAAGACAGCAGTCTTTCCGGCAAGGCCCTCAGAGCATCGGCAATCAAATGAACGGGCAGTTCATGTACAACACACAGAATGGAAACCCCATGTTCCCGGCATCAGCACCCGCCGCCGAATCTGTATCTGCCTTCAGCGCCGCGCCCAGCCCCTTTGGACACATCGACCCGACCCAAGTCTTCCAGCCCGATCACCCCGTCCGCTCCCCTGGCATGTCTATGCCCAATGAAGGCATGTTCACCTTCGGCgcggactcggacgaggaggatggtgGTGCCTTTGCGGACCGCAACCTGGTCATGTCTCAGGACTTTTCGCCTGGTCCCATGGATGACAGCAACTCGTTGGGTTGGGATCCGACCCTGCCAGGTCAGTACAGTACGCAGGCTGCACGATACCCTGGTGGTCCGCCCCGAAAGCAGGTCACCATTGGTGGTACCACGACGGATTACGTCGAAACCAACGATTGGGAAGGTGGCAGCCTACCGCGGTCGCAGTCCTTCAGGCAAGGCTCCGACAGGAGAGGCGGCAAGGTTCCACGCACGGCTTCGACGCCTGCGGGACATCTGGGAAGGAATGGAAACCCATTTGATCGAATGGCACAGTCCACGCCCAACTCTCCACCCGAGAACAACGGCACCGTGTCTGGATACTCCTCTGTCGCCCCCAGTCGACCCTCATCCCCACCTGGCTCGAAGCAGGGCTCCACGACCAACCTGCAGGCGGCTGCGGGCAGCCAAGGGGAAGGAAACGCACCTACGACGTGCACAAACTGTTTTACTCAGACAACGCCGCTTTGGCGACGAAACCCCGAGGGTCAACCCCTTTGCAACGCTTGCGGTCTGTTTTTGAAACTCCATGGTGTTGTTCGGCCGTTGAGTTTGAAGACGGATGTCATCAAGAAGAGGAACCGTGGCTCGGGCGCGAGCTTACCCGTCGGCGGCACGAGCACGAGATCGAAGAAGAGCGCCACAGCACATGCGTCTGGGCCAGGCTCCCGCAAGAACTCTACTCTTGCCATCTCCACTCCGGCCAACCACGTCACGACCCCGCCTGCTGCCACTCGGGCCAGCAGCGCCAACGAGGGAGAGAGCCCTGCCAGCGGTGCCGCGTCGGGAGGCAACACCGCCGGCAGCACGCCGACAAGCTACGGGACCGGCTCGTCTaccggcgctgctgctggtgggAAAGGGGTTGTGCCAATTGCTGCAGCCCCGCCTAAGAACACACCCGGCCCTGGGGCTGCTGCTCTCGCTCGTAATGTCGGcacatcctcgtcttctaGCTCCTCGAAGCGCCAGCGTCGTCACAGCAAGAGTGCCGGCAGCGAAGGCGTTGCGAACATGGACGTTGACAGCCCCGAGACGTCTATGGGCTCTCCCAACGAGGCTGCGAAATCACTGGGATCCGCCACCGGTCTTGCTAGCATGCCGACAGCTGGCTCACTGGGTTTGGCTAATGGCTTTGGTATGACTCAGCGTCCCATGATGGGCACAGGCATGATGGGGATGCCCAGCGGCCAGAATGGCCAGATGATGAATCCTGGTGGTCCAACCTCGGGCCCACAGGAATGGGAGTGGCTCACGATGAGTCTCTGA